Genomic DNA from Streptomyces venezuelae:
ACTGCGAGCACCACCTCGCCGGCTACAAACGCCCCAGGAGCCTCGACTTCATCGACACGATGCCCCGCGACCCCAACGGCAAGCTGTACAAGCGGCGTCTGCGGGAGCCGTACTGGGAGGGGCGGGAGCGCGCCGTGTAGGCCGCGCCCCCGGGCCTCCCGGCCTTCCCGTCTCCGTGCGTCAGGGGCTCAGCGGCGCTCGCGCACCCGCACCACCTCCAGCTCCGGATCGCGGAGGATGTCCCGCTCGCAGAAGCGCGACGTCACCCAGCGCTCCTTCCCGTACAGCTTCGTCTGGTCGCTGTAGTGCGGGGAGTTCGGGTTGGAGGACTGGGAGTACGACAGGAGCGTGCGGGCCTCGGGGCAGCCGCCGGAGTTCCAGCCGACCGCCTGGATGTGGCTCGACCCGTGGGCGACCTCCGTGTACCCCGCCTTCTTGTCCCAGTTCGCCTCGATCTTGTTCCACACGCCGAGGGACTCGGTGCCGCCGGAGACCGGGATGCGCCGGCCGTCCCGCACGACGTACTGGTGCGCGCCGAGCGGGTCGCCCACGTCGGCACCCGCCGCGGTCAGTTCGGTCACCGCGTCGGCGAGTGCGGTGCGGAAGCCGGGCAGCGAGGTGTCGAGGGTGTGCGGGGTGCGCACCGGGTCCGCGGCCGAGAACGGCACCTTCCACAACTGGGCGTTGGGCACGGTCGCCGTGAGCTTGCGCCAGAACCGGTCGAAGAGCAGCGCGCCGCGGCTGTCGGTGTCCATCCGGTGGTCCCAGCGCGCCAGGGCCTCGCAGGCCCTGTGTACGTCAACTGCCCGACCGTCGCTGCTCGTTGCCGTGCCACCGGGCAGTGCCGCACAGGCCTTCGCCGTGTCGGCGGCGGCGAGGTCGGCCGCGGGGACACGGTTCGCGAACTGCTGGCGCTGGAGGTCCCGGACGGTGAGGTCCCCCTTCTCGGCCATCGCCGCCACGTCTTCGACGGCGCCGCGGGTGCGCATCGAGCGCTGCGTGCCGATCGTGCCGAAGATCCGCTCGTAGCCCGTGATCGGGTGGTCGGCGTTGGTCAGCCAGGCGCTGTCGTTGGAGTTCTCCGCGTACGGGGCGTCCTCGAGGGTCGGCATCCGTGACGGGCCGAAGATGCCGGGCTGCACCGCGTCCTTGTCCGAGCCGAGCGCGCACGCGCCGCGCGACCCGTCGAGGACGGCGACGCCCGAGGCCGGGTAGGTGACCTTGCCGAGCGGCGTACTGCACCGTTCCGCGAGTTCGTCGGTGATGCGGGGGAGTACTTGCGACTGGCTGAGCAGCGAGTGACCGTGCCGGTCGGCGGCGACGGTGTTCACCCAGGGCAGCCCCTGCGTCTCGCGCAGGGACTTGAGGATGCCCGCGGTCGAGCGTGCCTTGCCGAAGCCGAGGTCGGTGTCGCTGCCGCGCAGATTGACCGCGTTGGGGTCGTTGAGCGCGTACGCCGTGGTCGAGGACCAGGGCAGCGGGAGCTGGGCGCCGAGGCCCGTGACGACCGGGCCGTAACGGGTCCAGTACTGGGTGCGCGTCACCGGGGCGCCGTCCTTGACCGGCACGGTGACCGTGCGCTTCACCATCTTCCTGCGCTTGCCGTCCACCAGGTAGACGGTCGGGTCGGCCGGGTCCAGCGTCAGCTGGTGCAGGTTCAGGGTGACGCCGGTCGCGACCGTGTGACTCCACGCCACGTCGCCGTTGAAGCCGATGTTGACCACGCTCGTACCGAGCAATGAACCGCCGGAAACGTTGAGTTCGCCGGGTATGGTCTGCTGCGACTGCCAGAAGCGGCGGCCGCCCTGCCAGGGGTAGTGCGGGTTGCCGAGCAGCAGGCCCCTCCCGTTCGCCGTGGTCTCGCCGCTGAACGCGACGGCGTTGGAACCCATGTCGGCGTCCTGCGACGAGAACAGGTCGCGGGCCGCCTCAGCGGTGCGCCGCGGGTCCGGCGCGGTCCGCCGGGCGGTCGCTCCCGCTCGCGGGGCGGACGGCGGTGCGGCGGACGTGATGCCGTCGATCCCGCGGCCCTGCCCGCTGAGCACCTGCACGGCGAAGCCCTGCCGCGCCACGTCGAGCGCGGTGATCGGACGCACCCAGTCGGCCTTGGCGCAGGCCGGGTCGGTGATGCGGTTCTGCTTCAGCCAGGCGTTGTAGCCCGCGGCGAAGCCCCGCATCAGCTCCTTCGTGCGGCGGCTCGGCCCGGCGGGCGCGGGCTGCGCGAGGAGCTTCTCCACGGTCCCGGCCTCCCGCACACCGCGGAAGTACAGGTCGCTGCCGAGGTTCGTGGACGCCGACGACAGCGCGGAACCGGGGGAGGCGTCGGGTCCGAAGTGCCGCGAGCGCTCGCCGCGCACGGTCAGATAGCCGTCGGCGAGCGTGCACACCTGGTCGGCGGCCTGGGCCCAGCCGGTGCCGAAACCGAGGTTCGCGTAGTCCTCGGCGAGTATGTGCGGGATGCCGTACTCGGTGTAGCGGATGGTGGCGTGCAGGCCACCGCCCGAGGCGCGTGTGTCCTTGGGCGCGGCGCCCGCGCCGGACGCCGGGAGCAGGGCCAACGCCGTCAGCAGGGTGACTCCCACGGCTGTCGTGCGTCTCGTGCGGATGCGCATCATGCCTCCCAACTGGAGTTCAGACCACCTGAAGTTCCGACCAACTGGAGTTCGGGAAGGGGCGGTTGAGCGTACCAAGCGGTCGGTCACTTTCCCCCGGCGCGGAACGGATCTCTTGACCCTCACCGGTGCACCGGTCGAGGATCACGCCATGACGGGTGTACGCGACAACACGGTCGACGGAGTCCTCAGGCGCAGCGCGCGCCGCACACCACGACGCACGGCGTTGCACTACGGCGAACGAGCCTGGACGTACGAGGAACTCGACGGCGCGGTGTCGCGCGCCGCAGGCGTCCTGCGCGACAGCGGCCTGGCCCACGGGGACCGCGTCGGCGCCTACGCCCACAACTCCGACGCCTACCTGATCGGCTTCCTCGCCTGCGCGCGGGCCGGCCTGGTCCACGTGCCGGTCAACCAGAACCTGACCGGCGACGACCTCGCGTACATCGTCCGGCAGTCCGGCTGCTCCCTCGTCCTCGCCGACCCGGACCTCGCGGGACACCTGCCGTCCGGCGTGCCGCTCCTGGCCCTGCGGGACGCGGACGACTCACTGCTCACGCGTCTGGCGCACGCGTCGGCGTACGAAGGTGACGGGTCCCGGGGGGACG
This window encodes:
- a CDS encoding penicillin acylase family protein, coding for MRIRTRRTTAVGVTLLTALALLPASGAGAAPKDTRASGGGLHATIRYTEYGIPHILAEDYANLGFGTGWAQAADQVCTLADGYLTVRGERSRHFGPDASPGSALSSASTNLGSDLYFRGVREAGTVEKLLAQPAPAGPSRRTKELMRGFAAGYNAWLKQNRITDPACAKADWVRPITALDVARQGFAVQVLSGQGRGIDGITSAAPPSAPRAGATARRTAPDPRRTAEAARDLFSSQDADMGSNAVAFSGETTANGRGLLLGNPHYPWQGGRRFWQSQQTIPGELNVSGGSLLGTSVVNIGFNGDVAWSHTVATGVTLNLHQLTLDPADPTVYLVDGKRRKMVKRTVTVPVKDGAPVTRTQYWTRYGPVVTGLGAQLPLPWSSTTAYALNDPNAVNLRGSDTDLGFGKARSTAGILKSLRETQGLPWVNTVAADRHGHSLLSQSQVLPRITDELAERCSTPLGKVTYPASGVAVLDGSRGACALGSDKDAVQPGIFGPSRMPTLEDAPYAENSNDSAWLTNADHPITGYERIFGTIGTQRSMRTRGAVEDVAAMAEKGDLTVRDLQRQQFANRVPAADLAAADTAKACAALPGGTATSSDGRAVDVHRACEALARWDHRMDTDSRGALLFDRFWRKLTATVPNAQLWKVPFSAADPVRTPHTLDTSLPGFRTALADAVTELTAAGADVGDPLGAHQYVVRDGRRIPVSGGTESLGVWNKIEANWDKKAGYTEVAHGSSHIQAVGWNSGGCPEARTLLSYSQSSNPNSPHYSDQTKLYGKERWVTSRFCERDILRDPELEVVRVRERR